A single window of Opisthocomus hoazin isolate bOpiHoa1 chromosome 5, bOpiHoa1.hap1, whole genome shotgun sequence DNA harbors:
- the APELA gene encoding apelin receptor early endogenous ligand, producing MRLPPLLCLVVLLLASLLPAGGQRPGGAALRRKLHRHGCSHRRCVPLHSRVPFP from the exons aTGAGGCTCCCGCCGCTGCTCTGCCTGGTGGTCCTGCTCCTGGCCAGCCTCCTCCCCGCCGGCGGGCAGAGGCCGG GCGGCGCGGCCCTGCGCAGGAAGCTCCACCGGCACGGCTGCTCGCACCGGCGCTGCGTGCCGCTCCACTCCCGGGTGCCCTTCCCCTGA